The following are encoded in a window of Novosphingobium sp. ZN18A2 genomic DNA:
- a CDS encoding prepilin peptidase has translation MQGDYLVYGLLTALAIALLFAAFTDMRRRQIDNWLNAGIALAAPVYWYASGLTLWPGVALQFAVAAGAFAILAVLFALKMMGGGDVKLLTALALWLPWQPFLQLVVLMSLLGGVLTIVLGSWHVMRRQKDKLKIPYGVAIATAGIWVLAVNYWPVSQAAGGHLG, from the coding sequence ATGCAGGGGGACTATCTCGTTTACGGGCTGCTTACAGCCTTGGCAATCGCGCTGCTTTTCGCGGCATTCACCGATATGCGCCGGCGTCAGATCGACAACTGGCTCAACGCGGGGATTGCTCTGGCGGCGCCGGTTTACTGGTATGCCAGCGGCCTTACGCTGTGGCCGGGCGTTGCCTTGCAATTTGCCGTCGCGGCAGGCGCTTTCGCCATCCTTGCGGTGCTTTTCGCACTGAAGATGATGGGCGGGGGCGACGTCAAGCTGCTTACCGCGCTTGCGCTTTGGCTGCCCTGGCAACCGTTCCTCCAGCTGGTCGTTCTGATGAGCCTTCTGGGGGGCGTCCTCACCATCGTCCTTGGGTCGTGGCATGTGATGCGGCGCCAGAAGGACAAACTCAAAATTCCCTACGGCGTGGCCATAGCCACGGCCGGGATCTGGGTGCTCGCGGTCAACTACTGGCCCGTGTCCCAGGCTGCCGGCGGGCATTTGGGGTGA
- the cpaB gene encoding Flp pilus assembly protein CpaB, giving the protein MDKRKLILLVGALIVAIGTAFAARSLFIGASTPKAEAAAKVPKGPKVLVAQRALPVGTIITADAVGYQDWPKGLVQDAYFIDGEADMSKLLGTVVRHPITAGEPITQGSLVAPGDRGFLAAALGPGMRAVTIPVSARTGVAGFVFPGDHIDLVLTQSVKGQGQGQTLKASETILKNLRVLATDQKTSSETVDGKTRVRTFSTVTIEVTPKLAEEVAVAQTIGTISLSLRSLADSQSDLDKALATSDVKVPNGASKAEEDQLIRTALARPSDKGSTYTTGGDVSRFQRKSMPAMSPSPAFGQPMGAGPIASARPAGPVVRVTRGKNTEAVVVGAK; this is encoded by the coding sequence ATGGACAAGAGAAAGCTGATTCTGCTGGTCGGCGCGCTGATCGTCGCGATCGGCACCGCGTTTGCCGCAAGGAGCCTGTTCATCGGCGCATCCACGCCGAAGGCAGAAGCCGCGGCCAAGGTTCCCAAGGGACCGAAGGTTCTCGTCGCGCAGCGTGCGCTGCCGGTGGGCACGATCATCACCGCCGATGCGGTGGGCTATCAGGACTGGCCCAAGGGGCTGGTGCAGGACGCCTATTTCATCGACGGCGAAGCGGACATGAGCAAGCTGCTCGGCACCGTCGTGCGCCACCCGATAACCGCGGGCGAACCGATCACGCAGGGCTCGCTCGTCGCGCCGGGTGACCGCGGCTTCCTCGCCGCCGCTCTCGGCCCGGGCATGCGCGCCGTCACCATCCCGGTTTCCGCGCGCACCGGCGTTGCGGGCTTCGTTTTCCCGGGCGACCATATCGACCTGGTGCTGACGCAGTCCGTCAAGGGCCAGGGTCAGGGCCAGACGCTGAAGGCATCGGAAACGATCCTGAAGAACCTGCGCGTGCTCGCCACCGACCAGAAGACCTCGTCCGAAACGGTCGACGGCAAGACCCGCGTGCGCACGTTCAGCACTGTCACCATCGAAGTGACGCCCAAGCTGGCCGAAGAAGTCGCCGTGGCGCAGACCATAGGCACGATCAGCCTGTCGCTGCGTTCGCTGGCGGACAGCCAGAGCGATCTCGACAAGGCGCTGGCCACCAGTGACGTGAAGGTGCCCAACGGCGCATCGAAGGCCGAGGAAGACCAGCTGATCAGGACCGCGCTGGCGCGTCCGTCGGACAAGGGTTCCACTTACACCACGGGCGGCGATGTCTCGCGCTTCCAGCGCAAGTCGATGCCCGCCATGAGCCCGTCGCCCGCCTTCGGTCAGCCGATGGGCGCCGGCCCGATCGCTTCCGCCCGTCCGGCCGGTCCGGTGGTGCGCGTGACCCGCGGCAAGAATACCGAAGCCGTCGTGGTCGGAGCGAAATGA